The following proteins are encoded in a genomic region of Glycine max cultivar Williams 82 chromosome 18, Glycine_max_v4.0, whole genome shotgun sequence:
- the LOC100815339 gene encoding LRR receptor-like serine/threonine-protein kinase RGI2, with translation MLVVEFLRELPMSMPRQALNNQNHNQMSRQAFITNHHHHLLHVLLFTLLVPISFAANDEVSALVSWMHSSSNTVPLAFSSWNPLDSNPCNWSYIKCSSASFVTEITIQNVELALPFPSKISSFPFLQKLVISGANLTGVISIDIGNCLELVVLDLSSNSLVGGIPSSIGRLRNLQNLSLNSNHLTGQIPSEIGDCVNLKTLDIFDNNLNGDLPVELGKLSNLEVIRAGGNSGIAGNIPDELGDCKNLSVLGLADTKISGSLPASLGKLSMLQTLSIYSTMLSGEIPPEIGNCSELVNLFLYENGLSGSLPREIGKLQKLEKMLLWQNSFVGGIPEEIGNCRSLKILDVSLNSFSGGIPQSLGKLSNLEELMLSNNNISGSIPKALSNLTNLIQLQLDTNQLSGSIPPELGSLTKLTMFFAWQNKLEGGIPSTLEGCRSLEALDLSYNALTDSLPPGLFKLQNLTKLLLISNDISGPIPPEIGKCSSLIRLRLVDNRISGEIPKEIGFLNSLNFLDLSENHLTGSVPLEIGNCKELQMLNLSNNSLSGALPSYLSSLTRLDVLDLSMNNFSGEVPMSIGQLTSLLRVILSKNSFSGPIPSSLGQCSGLQLLDLSSNKFSGTIPPELLQIEALDISLNFSHNALSGVVPPEISSLNKLSVLDLSHNNLEGDLMAFSGLENLVSLNISFNKFTGYLPDSKLFHQLSATDLAGNQGLCPNGHDSCFVSNAAMTKMINGTNSKRSEIIKLAIGLLSALVVAMAIFGAVKVFRARKMIQADNDSEVGGDSWPWQFTPFQKVNFSVEQVFKCLVESNVIGKGCSGIVYRAEMENGDIIAVKRLWPTTSAARYDSQSDKLAVNGGVRDSFSAEVKTLGSIRHKNIVRFLGCCWNRNTRLLMYDYMPNGSLGSLLHEQSGNCLEWDIRFRIILGAAQGVAYLHHDCAPPIVHRDIKANNILIGPEFEPYIADFGLAKLVDDGDFARSSSTLAGSYGYIAPEYGYMMKITEKSDVYSYGIVVLEVLTGKQPIDPTIPDGLHIVDWVRHKRGGVEVLDESLRARPESEIEEMLQTLGVALLSVNSSPDDRPTMKDVVAMMKEIRQEREECVKVDMLLNASSANEQQERNHLTEEPMSMISTSSTNLHLHYSPHRPQTPK, from the exons ATGCTTGTGGTTGAGTTTTTGAGGGAATTGCCAATGTCAATGCCGAGGCAAGCCTTGAACAACCAAAACCACAACCAAATGTCGAGGCAAGCTTTCATCACAAACCATCACCACCACCTTCTCCATGTTCTTCTCTTTACACTTCTTGTTCCTATTTCCTTTGCTGCAAATGATGAAGTTAGTGCATTGGTTTCATGGATGCACAGCTCCTCCAATACAGTTCCTTTAGCTTTTTCTAGCTGGAACCCTTTGGATTCCAATCCTTGCAATTGGTCCTACATCAAATGCTCTTCAGCAAGCTTTGTCACTGAGATAACCATTCAAAATGTTGAGTTAGCCCTTCCCTTCCCTTCAAAAATTTCATCCTTTCCTTTCCTTCAAAAATTGGTCATTTCAGGGGCTAACCTCACTGGAGTTATCTCAATTGATATTGGAAACTGCCTTGAGCTTGTAGTCCTTGACCTTAGCTCAAATAGTCTTGTGGGGGGCATTCCTTCAAGTATTGGGAGGCTCAGAAACCTGCAAAACTTGAGCTTgaactctaaccatctcactGGACAAATCCCAAGTGAGATTGGTGATTGTGTCAATCTCAAGACCCTTGACATCTTTGATAACAATCTTAATGGGGATCTTCCTGTGGAACTAGGAAAGCTGTCTAATCTGGAGGTTATAAGAGCAGGAGGGAACAGTGGCATTGCAGGGAATATTCCAGATGAACTTGGCGATTGCAAGAATTTGTCAGTGTTAGGTCTGGCTGACACTAAAATTTCTGGCTCATTGCCTGCTTCACTGGGTAAGTTAAGCATGCTTCAGACCTTGTCTATTTATAGTACTATGCTCTCTGGTGAGATTCCTCCTGAAATAGGGAACTGCTCAGAGCTTGTGAACTTGTTTTTGTATGAGAATGGTCTCTCTGGCTCCCTGCCAAGAGAGATTGGTAAGCTTCAGAAGCTGGAAAAGATGCTGCTGTGGCAAAATAGTTTTGTTGGGGGCATTCCTGAGGAAATTGGCAACTGTAGAAGCTTGAAGATTCTTGATGTCTCCTTGAATTCTTTCTCTGGTGGAATACCTCAGAGTTTGGGGAAGCTCTCAAATCTTGAGGAGCTTATGCTGAGTAACAATAACATCTCTGGTTCAATACCAAAAGCTCTTTCCAATCTCACAAACCTCATACAGTTGCAGTTGGATACAAATCAGCTATCAGGTTCGATTCCACCAGAGCTTGGAAGCTTGACAAAGCTAACAATGTTTTTTGCTTGGCAGAACAAACTTGAAGGTGGCATTCCATCAACATTGGAAGGTTGTAGAAGCCTTGAGGCTTTGGATTTGTCATACAATGCACTCACTGATAGCTTACCCCCAGGCCTGTTTAAGCTTCAAAATTTGACAAAGCTTCTGCTAATCTCTAATGATATTTCTGGCCCCATCCCTCCTGAGATTGGAAAATGCAGTTCCCTCATTCGCCTCCGGCTTGTAGACAACAGAATCAGTGGGGAGATACCGAAAGAAATCGGCTTCCTCAATAGCCTCAATTTCCTTGATCTGTCTGAGAATCACCTTACTGGGTCAGTACCACTTGAGATAGGAAACTGTAAAGAATTGCAAATGCTGAATCTAAGTAATAACTCCCTTTCTGGTGCTTTGCCCAGTTATTTGTCTTCTCTCACAAGGCTGGACGTATTGGATCTTTCCATGAATAACTTTTCTGGTGAGGTTCCAATGAGTATTGGCCAACTCACTTCACTTCTTAGAGTCATCCTAAGCAAAAACTCTTTCTCTGGGCCAATTCCCTCCTCACTTGGGCAATGTTCAGGTCTTCAACTGCTAGACCTTAGCAGCAACAAATTCTCAGGGACCATCCCACCAGAACTGCTTCAAATTGAAGCACTTGATATTTCTCTAAATTTTAGTCATAATGCATTATCTGGAGTGGTCCCACCAGAGATTTCTTCTCTGAACAAACTGTCAGTTCTAGACCTTTCACACAACAACCTTGAAGGTGACTTGATGGCTTTTTCGGGGCTCGAGAATCTTGTTTCTCTGAACATTTCCTTCAACAAGTTCACAGGTTATCTGCCAGACAGCAAGTTATTCCACCAACTATCAGCAACAGATTTGGCTGGAAACCAAGGTTTGTGTCCAAATGGTCATGATTCATGTTTTGTTAGCAATGCAGCAATGACGAAAATGATAAATGGCACTAATTCGAAGAGGTCAGAGATAATCAAACTGGCCATTGGATTGCTCAGTGCCTTGGTTGTTGCAATGGCAATCTTCGGAGCTGTTAAAGTCTTTCGAGCAAGGAAAATGATTCAAGCAGACAATGATTCTGAGGTGGGAGGGGATTCATGGCCTTGGCAGTTCACCCCATTCCAAAAGGTAAATTTCTCTGTGGAACAAGTGTTCAAGTGTTTGGTGGAATCCAATGTGATAGGAAAGGGGTGTTCAGGGATTGTTTATCGCGCTGAAATGGAAAATGGGGATATCATTGCTGTGAAAAGGCTATGGCCAACAACATCGGCTGCAAGATATGATAGTCAAAGTGACAAGTTAGCAGTCAATGGAGGGGTACGCGATTCCTTTTCAGCCGAGGTAAAAACTCTTGGTTCGATCCGCCACAAGAACATTGTAAGATTCTTGGGTTGCTGTTGGAACAGAAACACAAGATTGCTTATGTATGATTACATGCCAAATGGGAGTCTAGGAAGTCTGCTTCATGAACAAAGTGGAAACTGCTTGGAATGGGACATAAGGTTTCGGATAATACTAGGAGCAGCTCAAGGTGTGGCTTATTTGCACCATGACTGTGCTCCTCCCATTGTTCACAGGGATATTAAGGCCAACAATATCCTCATAGGCCCTGAATTTGAACCATACATTGCTGATTTTGGGCTTGCAAAACTTGTTGATGATGGAGATTTTGCTCGATCTTCTAGCACACTAGCTGGTTCCTATGGTTACATTGCTCCTG AGTATGGATACATGATGAAGATAACAGAGAAAAGTGATGTTTATAGCTATGGTATTGTTGTATTAGAGGTACTAACAGGGAAGCAACCAATTGATCCAACAATACCTGATGGACTCCACATTGTTGATTGGGTAAGACATAAAAGAGGTGGAGTTGAAGTGCTAGATGAAAGCTTGCGAGCTCGGCCGGAATCCGAAATTGAGGAGATGTTGCAGACCTTAGGTGTGGCTTTGCTGAGTGTGAACTCAAGCCCAGATGACAGACCGACCATGAAAGATGTGGTAGCAATGATGAAGGAAATTAGGCAGGAGAGAGAGGAATGTGTGAAAGTTGACATGCTTCTTAATGCATCTTCTGCAAATGAGCAACAAGAAAGAAATCATCTCACTGAAGAACCAATGTCAATGATAAGCACCAGCAGCACAAATCTGCATCTGCATTACTCTCCCCATCGCCCTCAAACACCAAAGTAA